The Aphis gossypii isolate Hap1 unplaced genomic scaffold, ASM2018417v2 Contig00856, whole genome shotgun sequence genomic interval catttaaaatgtatatctacgttcatataatattataaacatatctaTTCAGTTACAGTACTGCAGAATAGATGATTTTGGTAAAATTGTTCTCAAAAaggaacataattattattaccaaattATGGGACAACTCAGAGTTACAGGGCGAAATGTTTGTTACTTTGTAATTCATACAAACCAATGGACAGACATACAAATCATCCATTTTGATAATGAATTTTGGGAAAGTACTATGTTTAACAAGTTGAAgatgtaagtaataaaatatatcataatctaattatttatcaccaatggatacctatagtatatacttaatatactgATATAATATGCCATATAcaagtacttataaataaaatatatgtattttattattatttcattattttagattttatttggaATGCTTGTTGCCCGAAATTGTAGATCCGCTTTATGGGAAAAGGATGCTAATCAGTGACATAAGAGAGCCAGAACACATTTTGAATgctcaaaacaaaaaaaaaaaaatcaattaagtaaaactacaaaaatgaattgttGTTTATCCTTAAATATtcctcataaaatatatataaaacatattatattccgtgtaaaatatttttaacttgaaaaGTAAAAACGTTTGTAGAGCGACTACGGTTATagcatagaaaaataattaaaacataggtacatactaaTTATTGACttccgaaaaaataatattaaatattaatgttgtgAAATGTGAATGGTGTTcgacaattatataatatataatatacctaacaataaataatattaggtccataaatatttaatatcgtaCCACCAACTCAATAGATCTCTTAACCtttatttgtacaattaaacctatataatcaatggtattatGGTAATGCATTCGAAAATATtggaaagtataaaaataaatacataataggtatgtcaatattgttattcttacaaactaaatgtaaattgtaagttaATGTACGTGAAATATTGTTAACTcgaatatttagatatttggGTTACTGTTATaagttagatattatttactgtattggtgtactatacctatatattttttaatgagtaagtatctaaaaatgaaataaatacagGTCACGTAACTGCGCAAGTACGCGCGATTGCGcgaatattaaacttattacgGCGGCAATgcggcataataatataacgtgttTTATATTCACGCGACCCGCCGCAGACAAAGgttgagtaaataataaacgtagCTCCCGAATGAGCACAATCGTAGGCCTGCCGTCGACTGTGAGTAGTGGGCGCGGCTTAAACGTCGCGTGCTTGCGCATCGCGAAAACACTTAACAGCGCATTCTCTTGGTCATTGCACGGTTTCGTTTGCCCGTGTGGCGTCCtcttaaacacaataaaatataaattaattttaaccattaaaccataataatatcaatctaactatagaaaatatattctactatcataaaatgttaccCGAATAggttaattcaaatttaatacaccaGAGCGCGCGTCGTTAATCTGTGATCCCAATAGACTTGCAAAAATCTACTATTAATTTGTCTGTAATTGTTtctgtttatgattttttgattGCATTCATTCATGatgttagaaataattttgataacttTGAATTAGAATCTAAAAGCTTTAACATTAATTCTGAGTTTTgtgataaaagaaaaaaacagttttccaAATCTAGAATTTTAGATGATACTGCAAATAACCCAGTTGTTAATTTGTCTAAAAACAagattatattgtaaacacaTTATATGTTCTTTGTGATAAATCAATTTCTGAACTAGTCAAACgtaataatgcatataaacTGTTGGAACAAAACTTgggttttttatataaaaataactctgGCCCGCaaaagaagtataatattttacatttacgtaaaaataaaattaaaaatacagtatacattCTTCATATTTAATCCCGTATCGCCATATCGTAGCGTTTTTGTTGTTACAAtgtcatttaattatataaatagcattaccgtatcttatattattttcgtacgATCACCATGGCTGTAGTAATATAGCAATATATAGCAATACaacatatagtaatattactgTGCTCGTTGCGCGATCAATTTTATCTACATTGTAGcataacaaaattactttGTCATGCATTGTAGTTTCTACAGCCATCGTGATCAGTCGTTATTCGTCTGTGGTCAGGactaatataaagttaatgtTGTTATTACGTTGTGTATTGTAAAAGCTCATTATGTCTAACAAAAAACGGAAAATCGACTCGGAATgtcgtgtttttaaaaatcagtgGGATGACGATTACTTTTGTATAGAATggcaaaataaatgtatgtgtataatatgtaaagaaACTATTGCagttaaaaaagaatataacataaaacgaCATTatgaaactaaatataaagacaaatttaaaaatctagaaGGAAAAGAAAGagtagaaaaatttaatttcttaaaaaaacatcttaattttcaacaaaatatatttaagaaaaaatgtgtacaaaaCGTTTCTACTGTCCGTGATAGTTATAGAGTTGCTCAGTTAATAGCCAAAGAAAGTAAATCGTTTTCTGATGGAAAATTTGTGAAGAAGTGTATGTTAtatgttattgataaaatatgtcctgagaataaatgtttgtttgaACAAGTTAGCTTGTCACGCCAAACAATAACTAGAAGAATAGAAGATCTTGGACTCAATCTTTTTGAACAAGTGCAAGACAgagtaaaacattttcaatgtttttcaatAGCATTAGATGAGAGTATAGATATGGCACaacttctatattttttacgagGTGTGAATGCAAGTTTTGAAATAACAGAAAAGTTGGGAACGTTGGAGAGTTTGAGTGGTACTACAACAGGAGAAGATATATTCAAagctttattaaatacattcaaaaatcTAGGTCttgattttgaaaatcttGTTAGTATTACTACAGATGGTACAAAAAGTATGATAGGCTCTAAGAGTGGAATAATCGGAAGAATAAACTCAAAAATGTCCGAACTAAATCTATCTCCACCAATTGGAATTCACTGCATTGTTCACCTTGTTGAACACTTTCGCATTATGTGggaaagttttatatttagaaaattttatgtCTATTgtagtacaaattattaattttataaggtCACATGGATTGAATCATcgtcaatttcaaaattttctttCAGAAATAGAGTCTGAGTATAAAGATGTTTTATATCACAGTAATGTACCTTGGCTAAGTAGaggaaaaatgttgaaaagattttttttcctgCGCcatgaaatcaaaatttttttaattgaaaaaaataaacaatatattcaattaaatgatAGTGAATGGCTATGGGATTTAGCAACATTAACAGATAAAATACATCATCTGAATTTGTTAAATCTTAAACtacaagaaaaagaaaaactcgTAAGTACATTGTTCGAATAAGTAAAA includes:
- the LOC126555450 gene encoding general transcription factor II-I repeat domain-containing protein 2-like; amino-acid sequence: MSNKKRKIDSECRVFKNQWDDDYFCIEWQNKCMCIICKETIAVKKEYNIKRHYETKYKDKFKNLEGKERKKCVQNVSTVRDSYRVAQLIAKESKSFSDGKFVKKCMLYVIDKICPENKCLFEQVSLSRQTITRRIEDLGLNLFEQVQDRVKHFQCFSIALDESIDMAQLLYFLRGVNASFEITEKLGTLESLSGTTTGEDIFKALLNTFKNLGLDFENLVSITTDGTKSHMD
- the LOC126555452 gene encoding uncharacterized protein LOC126555452, producing the protein MLQYCRIDDFGKIVLKKEHNYYYQIMGQLRVTGRNVCYFVIHTNQWTDIQIIHFDNEFWESTMFNKLKIFYLECLLPEIVDPLYGKRMLISDIREPEHILNAQNKKKKIN